TCATAGGCTTGCAGGTTATTATGTTAGTATCTATCTCTATCCTGCGTTATACGTCAGTGAAGCTAACAGCCTGTCTGGACACAATCTCTACTCAACACAATCTCTACAGAGCCTTTATCACTACAGATATTGTGTGCATCTCAAAGGGATATCGAAAACATTGGATGACAAAAAGAACCATCCCGTGAGGTAAACTATAATCATTGTATTATGCACAGTATCCTCATGCACAGTATCCTCATGAGCAGTATCATCTTCTTGTCCGATCTATATCATCGTAATTGACAAACCTTGAATGTTACTTTTAAGCAAGTCTATTCCATATAGGAGTAGTTAGTAAAGCTGGCAGAAAAATTTTTTACACAGTTATCTTACCAATTTTTCATCAACACATTCTAACAAAAACATGACTCTTGGTCAGATAGCCTAAGAAGTTATCACATTAGTTGGTTTGCTAATTCGTTCGTATGCTGAACGTTGCGGATTGCGAGAATTTTGCTGGAAAGTGAATCCCCAGGTCCTTGATTAAGTCCTTTTCAGTGAGATCGTTTTCTGTTTTGCAGTAACGGATTTTGCCGTTACTGCAGGATTAAGATGTGTTACCCTTTATTCATCTTCAAAATCCTTATTTATGTCTATACTTATGTGCCTATGCAAAAAAGTAGTACTCAGTTTGCTAATTGTGTCAGTTCTTCTCCCTCACTGGTTAATAGCACAATCGGCACCAACTCAGTCTTTTGCCTGTAAGGGGCTTATATCCAAGGGGCTTATGTTTAATACGCCTATTTCTAGCTCCTCACAGACAGGAATGCTTTTGCCCTCACACCGTTTGTTACAGACTAAGAAAGGTGCTAGCCAGAAGGGTGCTAACCTAAAAACGAGTGCTGCTGCACAACAACTGGACTTGCTCGAATATAAGCGTGAAAGTTTACTTTCGATCACTACTTCGTCCTATGATGTTGGCAACCCTGATCTAATGTTTGATCAGGATACGCTTACACTGATGCGAACAGCCAATGTCAATCCGGCAATCATTCAGCTGGAGTTTTCCAATGTTCAGACCATTGACCAGATACGTGTTTTTCTGGGACAGCCGGGTTATGCGTTTCTCGACAAGGAGAGCTGGCTTGTGGAAGCAGCCAATACCCTGGCAGATCTGGAGGGAAAAACAGGTTCATATTCGTTGATTGTTCCCTTACGTTCTGATGTGGGAGGTACATACGATGGGGTGACGTTTGCTGCTCCAATCAAGGCTCGCCTATTCCGTTTTACTATTACCCAGACGCTGGGGGATGGGTATGTACACATTCCTGAACTTGAGTTATGGGGACAAACCGATCCCACACTGGCCAAACAGTTTGAATACATCCGGTTTCACAACCTGGTAGTGCTCTACAAAAATACCAATCATGGTACATTGCCTGCATCCATTGAAGAGGATGTTCAGATACCACTGTATACAGCCTCTGAGTTTATTTTTCGCAACAGCTATTTCAGCTTTTTTCCTACCTGGACTGTCTATGTGGTAGAAGACTATGCTCCGCTTTTTGCGGGAGATGACGGATGGATACCTCCCAATGTAATTGATCAGGACTTACGTAGCCGGGGATTACCTGTCAATGAATATGACTGTGTCTACATTATTTCCAATGGATCCAATAACGGGGCGTGGGGGCCTGCTGGGGTACTGGGAAAAGCAGGCTATTTCCAGACAGGCTGGTGGGGAAGTGAGTACGGTAAATTTGTGACAGTCCATGAGTTTAATCATATCATTGATGCTATGTTTGCTTCGCTGGGTTATGCAGATTTTCCACACAATCACCCGGATGCTGCCCGTGCACAGGGTGAGTTTGTCGGACATGGTGGCGATAATTGGGATGTAGATGGGGATATTTTCCGGTATTGGGGAAGGGAAAGATGGCTGAATCTGAATAATGGCAACCAATGGGGCAAAATGCTGGTAACGCTGGACCAGGATTTGGATGGACTGCCTGATAAGGAAAGTACTTTGCCTTTGGATGAAGAAAGGCTCAATAGCTCTGCTACAAGCACAGACAGTGACCAGGATGGCCTGAGCGATCTGCAGGAAGCTATGGCAGGGAAATTTACGGATTCTGATCCCTTACGTGCCGATACGGATGAAGATGGCATCAATGATGCGATTGATTCCTTTCCCCTTTACCCGGTCTCTACAGATGTTCCATTCAAAAAGATTGACTATACTTCTAATCTGACTCAATGGCCCTTAAATGGCAGATATTATTATGAGCACCCCGAACACAAAGACAGAACAGAATTACGTTTAGCTTTTGATGAGGCTTTCCTGTATGTCGGTATCAAAACAGGATTGGCCATTACTGGGGAATTGCATTTGTTTTTGGATTGCAATAATGATGGGTTGTTTTATGGCGAAGACAATCTGCATATTATTTTTGACAATAACACAATCAAACAGGTGATTCTTCGGGATGCAACCAATAATTTTGCGGAGACTTCTCTTCCGGCAGAGGTCTATCATGGGATTACACTTACAGGTACAGACTGGAAAAGCTATCAGCTTGCTATTCCCAGACAAAGTGAATATGGACTTGATCTGACTGATAGGGAATCCATTGGTATGTGGATACGGGTTCTGGACTATGGTAACGTTGTGGGTGCAGATATGTTTGAACCCAATGATCTTTTTGTCGTTACCCTGAACTCTGGTGATCAGCTTGTAGTCAATGCAAAAGGAACCAGAGTCGCAAATCAGAATGCGCACTTCAAACTTTTTGTCAATCAAACGTTTGTGGGAGAGACCTCTGTGACTACTACCTATAAGCCGTATTCATTTCACATTCCCTTTCCCAGATCTGACATACAATCAGTCTATATCCGGTTTGATAACGATGCTTCGCTCAAAAAGCAGGATCGTAATCTGTATATACAAAGCATAGAGATTGGAGGAAAGCGTATTATAGCTAGTCGAGAAAATGTTCGTTACGTGAGTGAGAGTGGCAAAGAGCTTCCCTATAATGGAATCATGAAGGTGAATGGAGATCTGATCTTTGATCTGGCTGAAAAACTTATAGTCAGTGCCCGAGGAAGCAAGGCAAAAGGTGAATATGCCCACTTTAAAGTACTATTGAACAATGTATATATAGGAGAAACATTCACTTCCTCTCAGTACAAACCCTATTCATTCCTATTACCTGGTCCAATCAGCGAACAAGATGAAATACGGATTCGGTTTGACAATGACCTGTATTATGCTGGTGGTCAGGATCGTAATCTGTATGTAGAACATATTCAGTTTGAGAACGGAAAGATGGGACTTACTGCTCAGAATACAACCTATATCCGTGACAATAATCTACAAGTTGAATACGATGGCACAATGCCTTTTAACGGAGATCTGATTATGCATCCTCAACTGATAGATCAGTCCTCAGCATGGGAAGCTACTTTAGCAGCTAGTTCACCCGCTATGCAGCTAAGCCTGTATCCTAATCCCAGTCATGGGTATTTTACACTGAATATAAAGGCAACGCCAGAGCAGATAATTTCCGGTCAGAGGGCCTATGTGGATGTATTTGATTTTACAGGTAGAAGAGTCTATACTACCTCCTGTTCGCTCTCCGGGGAAGGGACAGTGTTGCCTGTAGCATTGGAATCCATTCAATCGGGTATGTATCTGCTTGCAGTTAAAGTCAATCAACATATCCTTAAACAGAAAATTCTGATCCAACACTGAGGATATAATTGATGATACAATAGTGAGAATATAGCATCAGAATATTCCTTTCTGGGATGTGAGCCTTATCAATCAAAATACTTTTGGTTGATAAGGCTTTTCTTTTTCCTATTAAGAGTGAATGCAAGCCGATTTGTTTCACATATTCTTTTTTGACTAGATCAATTGACCAGTAAAATGCTTGCAAAGTACACAACGGACGGAATAACCTGTGTGTCAAGGGATAATTTATAGAACTAGTAGTAACCTATGTGGCTCAAACTCCTCGGTCATTAATAAGGTATGGTCATACTGCCAGACACATGTGATGCATTCGGATGTAACTTTGTGTACTCTCATCGTTGGGCAAGGAAATTCAACACAGTCGTAGATCAATTTTACTCTATTACCTACCTGAAAAGAATTTGCTTGCTTAGAAATGGATCTTCTCTTAAAAGAATATGATGTAAAGTGAAGGTTTTTAAATGAGAGCTGAAAGAAAGTATTTCGTTTCAGTGGAAAAAAGTGTGGAAAATTGAGCATGATTAGTATGATATTAGGTGGTAGAATAATTTGTAATGAGGAAAGTAACTTATAAACTTCTATAATGTAGTATCAGTGGATGGTCATTAGCAATGATGAAAATCATCCAAAGTACTTTTGCTAATCATTAATCTTTCTATTCTTCTCAATACATATATGTAACAAACTTATACTCACATGCAACTCTTCTGGAAAATACATAGAAAAGGGTAGGGACTTTATATAAAACAATGCCCAACAACTAGATAGGAATGATTCTATTTTTATAAGTAACTGATAACCATTATAGTTAGTAGTGATAGCCATCATTTATCCCTTACCAAAGGAAAATTACCTTAGCGATGTTTTCAGACACTAGGCACAAACATCAACTAATCGTAAATACCCAATGGTTTTTCTGTATATACTCTTGTTTGTAGGGTTACCGCTTTCTATACTGGCGGTATTACCTATCGCGTTACGAATAGATACAACACAAAGTGAACCTGTTCAGATTTGCTTCTTTGGGCTGATAACCGTTTGGATAGAAGAGTATAATCAGAAACTGCTTGTGGGGTACAGAGTACCTTTTTTTTACCACAGATTTGACTTATTCAACTGGATAGAGAAATCCAGACAAG
Above is a genomic segment from Xanthocytophaga agilis containing:
- a CDS encoding carbohydrate-binding domain-containing protein; this translates as MSVLLPHWLIAQSAPTQSFACKGLISKGLMFNTPISSSSQTGMLLPSHRLLQTKKGASQKGANLKTSAAAQQLDLLEYKRESLLSITTSSYDVGNPDLMFDQDTLTLMRTANVNPAIIQLEFSNVQTIDQIRVFLGQPGYAFLDKESWLVEAANTLADLEGKTGSYSLIVPLRSDVGGTYDGVTFAAPIKARLFRFTITQTLGDGYVHIPELELWGQTDPTLAKQFEYIRFHNLVVLYKNTNHGTLPASIEEDVQIPLYTASEFIFRNSYFSFFPTWTVYVVEDYAPLFAGDDGWIPPNVIDQDLRSRGLPVNEYDCVYIISNGSNNGAWGPAGVLGKAGYFQTGWWGSEYGKFVTVHEFNHIIDAMFASLGYADFPHNHPDAARAQGEFVGHGGDNWDVDGDIFRYWGRERWLNLNNGNQWGKMLVTLDQDLDGLPDKESTLPLDEERLNSSATSTDSDQDGLSDLQEAMAGKFTDSDPLRADTDEDGINDAIDSFPLYPVSTDVPFKKIDYTSNLTQWPLNGRYYYEHPEHKDRTELRLAFDEAFLYVGIKTGLAITGELHLFLDCNNDGLFYGEDNLHIIFDNNTIKQVILRDATNNFAETSLPAEVYHGITLTGTDWKSYQLAIPRQSEYGLDLTDRESIGMWIRVLDYGNVVGADMFEPNDLFVVTLNSGDQLVVNAKGTRVANQNAHFKLFVNQTFVGETSVTTTYKPYSFHIPFPRSDIQSVYIRFDNDASLKKQDRNLYIQSIEIGGKRIIASRENVRYVSESGKELPYNGIMKVNGDLIFDLAEKLIVSARGSKAKGEYAHFKVLLNNVYIGETFTSSQYKPYSFLLPGPISEQDEIRIRFDNDLYYAGGQDRNLYVEHIQFENGKMGLTAQNTTYIRDNNLQVEYDGTMPFNGDLIMHPQLIDQSSAWEATLAASSPAMQLSLYPNPSHGYFTLNIKATPEQIISGQRAYVDVFDFTGRRVYTTSCSLSGEGTVLPVALESIQSGMYLLAVKVNQHILKQKILIQH